CATATGTTGCTCCCTTAAATCTAAGGGTGAAATAAACAACAGAAAAATCGACAGTGGGAACATGGAAGGCCATTCCAATCAATTTTCTAACGAGTTCTGGAAGCACCTTACCAATAGCATGCAAGAAATGAAGTAGTTAAAATACTCGTCTACAACCATAAATGACGTAGTTTGCGTACCACGAGAAAGTATGTTCAGTCCTAGCTTGTCTTACGagtaatatactccctccggtcctttttagtctacatataagttttgtctgaagtcaaagtatctctattttgaccaaacttatagaaaaaaatatcaacatgcaCAATGacaaatcaatattattagattcGTTATGAAATGTAGCTTCATAATTCatatatttgatattgtagatgttcatatttttcaatataaatttggtcaaacattgCAAAATTTAACTTGACACAAAtctaatacgcggagtaaaaaTGCCGGAGGGAGTATGTAAAACAATTTTTTTCAAGGCTGACAATAATGTGTTGTGTCCATAACATTGAAGATATACTATGAACATGTCACCTTCTAACATGCCTGCAACTCCTTAATTTATTTCTCGGAGGAtgattcaacaatcttcaagtgtacAGTAGAAGCTCCATCTTTTCCTTTCCCCACACCCGTGCAAGAATGCCGCAAGTTCCATGTCCACCTCCCTCTCGAGCAAGACTTGACCGACTGCCTCTCCCCTCCGGCTTCCTGCACCTCAAGACCacataaaaaaaatcagaaaccacATAAACCGGTCCACAAAGCACTGAACAAAATTAGAACATACTTGAAGTCGCATACACCATGTTTTCCATCGATGGCGCCTACATCCCGTGGCGCATCAATCATAGGCTAAAACGCTCAGAACTTCCAATGATGACATGATAAATATCAAGCATGTGATAACAATGGAGTCTGATGTACAAGAACTCTGATGAAAGCATCACTAAATCTAGCAATACTTGGTTATGTAGTTTCATGCATGAACAATTGAACATTCATACACGCTCAAATAAAGAGAGCATGTTATATATTCAAATTTCGAGCTTGGCACGGAAACTGAAGATAGTCTAAAAATTCAAGCATTGGTGTTTTTGATGATCCTGCTAGTACAACTTTTATAGTTAGGATAGTCGCCTTGCTATTTCcatttgaaagaaaaaaaacaccaaCAATTGGGACGGGTATGGCGATGCGACCCCTCACCTGCGTTTCTGCAAAACCTTGTTAGTTGCTAGCATCCATAGCTCAAGCTCACCCCTTCGACTGGCAGCGTGCGAGAGACCGCACCGGCCGGCCGCTGCTGACTGGCGGGAGCAGGTGAGGAATgcagcgacacacacacacacacaatcatcatcatcaagcaagcagCCAAGCACACATAATTATAGAACTAAAACTACGGTTTTCATAGTTGAGAAACAGGGTGGACATTGTTGGAGCTGATCCCCAACTCCTTCTTCCTCTCAGTTTCTCACAAGTTCGCACAGGAACAATGGAACACAGAAGTTTTTTGGCGTCGTGCTGCTTCACACAGCCATGACCTTTTCTCTCTGTATTTCTCTTTCTCAAAGCAAACATACGTACAACTCTTAAATaaaacacacacgcacgcacacaaccgAGGCAAAGCCGCCCTGATTTTTGTGGCACTAACCCATGCACCAACGCACCACTAACCAACTATCCCATGCGGCTAATCTTCTTCCTAGACGTGGCATGCAATACTAACAAACTCACCCGTCTACTCCTCAGGGCCTTGGCTTCAGCTTACCGTTTCACACGACGGCGTGCCGATTCACACGACACCACATCTCACCATCTACATCGCTTCACACGATCTGGCATCTCACCTTGCACACTTGCTGCTCCAAGACTCCTACCCATGACACACCTGATGAACTACATGCAGTACAAAAGCAAAAAACACATGCAGATATGAAATCAAGATTAAACCAAACAGACGTAATAAGGTGCGGCAGGATGGATGGATTGTGTTGCCTTTTGAATGTAGTCGAGACATCACATCATGTTGAAGAAGTTGTCCTTGCTGCCGCTCACCCATGCCACCACTTCGCTTACCGCTTTGTCCATGGTGAAAATCCGACCGCCACCAGCGACCAGCCTCACTATAGCGACCGGATCCTCTGTCATCCCTAGGATTTCCGATACGCAGCTACATCCACGTGCTAGTCCTGGCCGCCGTGAGGACGAGGATGAGATCGTTGGTAGAGAGGATCACAATCTGGATGAGACCAAAGGAAAGATTGTAGAGTGTTTTGTGATTGAGAATTTGTGGGCCTAGGTCCCTAGCTAGGCAAGGAAAGTTaagatttttggaaggaaagattaGGACGGGGATGGGGAGGATCTTCGGTGGTGGGGGTATGGAACGAAATCAAAGACGTGGGGTGGGCCTGGGGATTTCGTTCGATCGATAGGTTAAGAAACGAAACGACGGTTTACTCGTAGCGAGACGATCGAGGGGCCTCCCTCCCTCTTTCGAGCGAGTCGTGGACGATTTTAGGAAGGTGATCGAAATTTTTTAATGCAATTGTTTAATCCGTAATTTGGTATTAAAATATTATGAATATAAAAGCCAAATAAGAAACCAATTCGGTTTTTGATGGGAAGGTGATCTCACGTAAGAAGGTAAGAAAATTAGCACCTACCAAAGAAAGAAGCGCGAGAATTATTACCTGATATAAACCAGGCAGGGTATTAAAGGCAATTACTTTGGTTTTAGTGGCAGGGTGAAAAAACCTATGTATAGGAGAGATGGTGGGAGGGAGGATGAAAAAAGACCaacgaaaataaaccgtggataCTATTCACCAACTCAGACATTAAGAGTAGAGATTAGGATTTGGAATTGATTGTCATAAAACAAAATTTTATTAATTGATAACGTGCTATCGGTACATGCCCGTTTATAACGTGTCTAGTTAGGAAACTTTGGAAAAgttaggaaagtttttattgtgAGGGTAAAAAAATCAATGTGAGGAGATATGGTGGTGGGATATGGGACGAAAttaaaccggacgaaaataaaccagacgaaatataaccagacgaaaataaaccgtggacgcaatcctaccaactgctccattaggagtagagatgtcgATGTGGATCCCTCTTGGCACCAACGTGCGCTGCATTTTCCGTGACAATAGTATTCTATGAAACACAACTAGGCGCTGGACCTTTTCTTTTGACCTTCTCAGTTTTGtgccagagaagaaaaacaaaTGTTTTAATACTAGATAAAATTGTTCGTGTGTTGCACCGGAGCACAAATATTTTGCACGCAGTCGTCATGTTTACACAAATAATGAATCAATACATTTCGGTTAGGTAAAACACGATTTTATTTTAAAATGTAAGATGTGAGACAATTAAAGCAGTTCTAAGGAAAATGCCATAAAAAACCAACAGTGCCGAAAAGGTGGTGGAGTGAGTAAGGAGAGGGCAAACGTAAGAAAGTGACATAAGCCGAAATTACATATACTTTAAATAAGAGAGATTTGATAGAAGACAAACAATTCATTGTCTACCGGTGGATCTAAACATTCTCAAAAGGTGACAAGGCTTTGCTACCGACGCCATCGATGGGGAATGCAGAAGGACAAAGACCTCGACTCCCCCAAAATTTGGATGCATATGAGTGTTTTTGTAAATGTTTATGTTACTTAATAAGTTAATATATGACCTTTTGCACACAAAAAAGTAGAATAGGAAAGAAAACTacatctgtaaacaaatataagatgttccatATCTAGTGACCCACAACGTCGGAGTATTATTTAGCAAGCAATTAGGACCCCAATAAATCCCGAACGTTTCGAATTTGATCATGGCAAATCGAAAGTTTTCTATGACAACTTTAGTGACGCGAGATGACTAATTTAGTTGACAAGCATGACAAATTCATGCTCAATGTGTTTTTTACCAGAAATTTATTGTGTGTGTCAATTAAACTTGTCATCCTTCGTCGAGTCAACAAAATTATCGTCGAAAACGTTTGATTTGCCAGGGCCAAATCCTTAACGTTGTTTATAATTTCTGAACAATTATGGACATTGATTGACGCTGACTACTTTTCCATATATCGACCCACGAGTAGTCGTCGCTCGGAAAAATATCCAGACGAGACAGCGAGAGGTCGTAAGATAAGAGCAAGTTGGGCCCACCACCACTTCGTCCAGCTCAGCAGACCCCAGGACCCGCCCGAGTGACTGCCATGTGGGCCAGCATTGGTGCACGACCGGCGAGCCGGACGGACGGACAGACAGACAACCCACGTCCCTCTCCTCTTCCCCATTTCAACGGGAGGCGCAGCGTAGGGTCGCATCGTCTTCCTCCGATCTTCTACCCCTTTTCTTCTCCCATCTCTCTCTCGCTCATCCGTCCGGCGAGGTCGCCATCGACAGACAGAGAGAGCTAGGAGAGCGAGGCGCCATGAACGGCGGCAGCAGCGGCAGGGGCGGGGGAGGCGGAGGGGGAGGGTACGAGAGCGGGAGCGACCATGACGCGCGGAAGCAGCCGCTGCTGGTGAACACGGGGAGCTGGTACAGGATGGGGTCGCGCCAGTCCAGCCTCACGGCGGGGACCTCCTCCATGGCCATCATGCGGGAGTCGCACGTCTCGGCCTTCCTCTGCACCATGATCGTCGCGCTCGGCCCCATCCAGTTCGGCTTCACCGGCGGCTTCTCCTCCCCCACCCAGGCCGCCATCATCCGCGACCTCAACCTCTCCATCTCCGAGGTCCGTCGTTCGTTCTCATTCATTcattgcccctctctctctctggctTGGCTCGGTATCTTGGATTCTTGGTACTAATTGACGCTGCCCTCGCGCGCTGCAGTTCTCGGCGTTCGGCTCGCTGTCCAACGTCGGCGCCATGGTCGGGGCCATCGCCAGCGGGCAGATGGCCGAGCACATTGGCCGCAAAGGGGTGAGatttttccttctttctttctaTGACTTGCTTGGTCATTCTTCTATGCGGTTGTTGTTAGCTGTCAGTAGTATATCGTTGCGAGATGGATCAGTTTGCCGCTGCATGTGGCCTGAAAGTTCACAAGGGTCAACGTCAATACTTGGTTGATTGATGGTTACCTGCAAGCAATAGCAATGCAATCTTTTGGTTAATTCAAATCAAACAAAGTGGATATGATTTTGTATATCAAATGCTGATCATTTTATTCCGATAGCTTGAAATTATGCGCTCCAGAATCGCTGCCTTGCTGGCACAATCTGCTACATTGGGGGTTGACCCTATCATGTCCATGACTCAGCACTTGGTTCTGTCATTGGTATGGTAATCAAGGAATTGAAATGAACCAAATGTGGGGGTGGAGCATTACTGATGTGTCAAACTTCTGAATTTTGGGCGTATCTTCCGCAATGTTTCAGTAGCTAACTGAACTAATGCTCTTCTCTTTACCTCTAATTAACAAGCTTGCTCATTGATTTTGCAGTCACTGATGATCGCTGCTATTCCTAACATCATCGGCTGGCTTGCCATCTCCTTCGCAAAAGTATGACAGTAGTTCATTTTTCAATGGCTTACTTTCACCAGTTGCTGCTTCTGAACCTGACACTTGTCGGCATTTGTTTTACAGGACACTTCTTTCCTGTATATGGGACGATTGCTTGAAGGATTTGGGGTCGGTGTCATATCCTACACGGTTAGTATAACAACACTTTGTGCCtgcttattattatttatttattttgcattgAAGATCTATGTTTCGATATGTCTATCTAGTTAAGTTATTCAGAAAAAAAGGATCAACAGGGTGTCAGTAGTATGGGGACAAAATGGACCATCCTCAGTATGGTGTTTATTTGTTGTTAGAAGAATCTTGGACTAGTTACAAAACATAGTCCTGATCTGTTATTTTTGTCATAACAGGTGCCAGTATACATAGCAGAGATTTCTCCTCAGAACATGAGAGGCGCCCTAGGCTCTGTGAACCAGGTATGCTTATCCTCACAACCAACTTGTCTTTTTCGTCAGACCAAGACTTCAGTTTGTTTTTTGTTGGACTCATTATACAATTGTTTGCTCAACAGTTGTCGGTAACGATTGGTATCGTGTTGGCCTATATTCTCGGCATGTTTGTTCCTTGGAGGATGCTTGCAGTGATAGGTAACGTGACTTAAGGTCGACGCATTACTGAACTTGGTTGCTTTCACCGTCAGTTTTCGGTTAACGTCTGAGGTTTCAGTTCACAAGTTCAGTAACAGTAAATGCCATGTTGGCAAATATGACTAGAGTCTTGAGATGTCCTATGCAAATATTTCATTTCAGCTCTTAAAGGAAAAGTTACCGTGTCAGTAAAGAATGCTGATTTCCCCATTGCATTGTGGGCTTAAGTGTGTCTGTATGTGTCTAGTTTCTAAGCCTCTGCTATTTCTGATTCAAATCTCTGGGATGTCATTCTTGTAGGAATCTTGCCATGCACAATATTGATACCAGGCCTATTCTTCATCCCAGAATCTCCAAGATGGCTGGTTTGTATACGCAAATGTTGATACGAAGTGCTGCATCATTCTGAATTCTTTATTAACCACTTATGTGCATCAATCTCCAGGCAAAGATGAACAAGATGGAGGATTTCGAAACCTCGCTAcaagttttgaggggatttgagacTGACATCACCTCAGAAGTGAATGACATAAAGGCAAGCACCTGCCTTTCTTCTTCTGGACTGAATAACTGCAAATAGATACTGTATGTGTTATGTACTTTCAGCTTAGTCACCAATATTTGCTTTAACATTGCACACATTATGCAGAGGGCCGTAACATCAGCAAACAAAAGGGCGGCGATCCgtttccaggagttaaaccaaaagAAGTTCCGCATGCCCCTGATTGTAACTTCCTTAACTTGCCGGTTTGTATTTCATACCAAAATTCATAATACATCCTGTAATAATGGTGATTGTGGTACAACTTGTCAGCTAGGAATTGGCCTGCTTGTTCTACAACAGCTAAGCGGAATCAACGCTATACTGTTCTACGCAAGTAGTATCTTCAAAGCTGCAGGCAAGTTGAACAAGTTGTTAGAATGTTTTTTCAGAGTTATATTATAGCCGATTTTAGCTTCTATATCTGACATGAAAAGCTCTTCAGGTATTACAAACAGTGACTTGGCCACATGTGGACTTGGAGGTATTCAGGTGTGTAACTCGCCAGATTTTTTTCTTGTCTCTTAGTAGTTCACATTATGCTGCTGACAGCATTTTTCATCAGGTTCTTGCCACTCTAGTTACAACCTGGTTACTAGACAGGGCTGGCCGGCGTATCCTACTCATCGTAACTCCCTCCTCCCTGTGAAACTAGTTTGTTACTGTAGTTGTCTGTAACTATAATCTAGCTCTCACTTCAACTTCCAGATATCTTCTGCTGGGATGACTATAAGCCTTCTTGCGGTTGCCGTCATATTTTTTATCAAGGTATGTTTAGGTTTCTGTACTACAGGGTAACACAATAAATCACAGGACCTGTTCTGTCAATCTGCTGAACATTTTCTTATATAATGATGGTTTATTTTTTTCCAGGACACTGTTTCACAAGATTCTCATATGTATTACATATTGAGCATGGTCTCCTTGCTTGCTATTGTGGTACGTTTATCCGTCAGTTAAATTGTTTGGTCTGAAAAAATTACATCGCAAATATGCAAGATGTGCCTGAAATACTAACTTGACACTTCATTCAGGCTTATGTTATCGCCTTCTCCTTTGGTATGGGCGCCATTCCATGGGTCATAATGTCTGAGGTACTTAGAATTTGCATACTCATCATAGTTCATAAAACTATTTTGTTATGTCGCATTGCCACTGGAGCATTCACATAACCATACTTTTGGACTTGTTATGTTTACAGATCCTTCCGGTGAGCATCAAGAGTCTTGCAGGAAGCTTCGCGACGCTTGCCAATTGGCTCACTTCCTTTGGGATAACGATGACAGCAAACTTGCTGCTCAGCTGGAGTGCTGGAGGTTCACACTCACTCTTGTGCTTTCTCTGTTCCCCTAGAGTAGTAGAATTATTATGAAGCCATAGCCTGACGCAAGTTACTTATGTTTTACAATTATCTCTGCAGGTACCTTTGTGTCCTATATGCTTGTGAGCGCCTTTACACTCGTGTTCGTCATCCTCTGGGTGCCGGAAACCAAGGGAAGAACGCTCGAGGAGATACAGTGGTCATTCCGCTGAGCCCGGGAGGCCGGAGTAATTCTTCCTGAATGGCATTGTTCTGCAAGTTGGGCATTGTTTTAGTTTTGTACAAGTCCAAGACGATTCTTCCTCGGTGAAGGTCAAGCATTTTTTCTGTCCATACAAAGTTGTGTATATTCTTGTACAACATTGGTTCAGACTTTCAGTTGGCTTTGTAAAGGGGGCCTGTGTAGTGACTCTCATCAGATTATACTGCGGTTTTGTGTTTACTGTACCATGGTCAGCCGAGATTTTTCGAAATAAAATGTAAGTGAGAATACTAGTTTCTGAGATGGGTAAACGGCTCTTCGAGCGCCGGGGGAAACCCCATATCCAGTTCCTTGAGTCCGACAACAGCGGCGTCACGGCGTCGTTCCCTTTCATAAAGGCGCCGTCTTGCTGGCTTATGCCGTGTCTGGTACTAGATTCCGAGTGTTAGGGCATTGTCTTAGTTTGGGTTGTTTTTGTTGGTCTGGGTAGTTTAGGTTTAGCGCTGTGTTGTACCTCCTATTTAGGCTGAGCATTTCATGTCTCTCTGTTTTGGGCACCATGTTCATGCCATCACTGGTTGTGCCATGCGATGTACCCCTCTGTATTCTCATTTCAACTCCTTCTATCAATGAAAGATACACAAGCTTTGCGTATTCACGAAAAAAAGATGGGTAAACAGAACAGAAGACACAGTCTTGTCACATTTCCATCATTATGGTGGCAAGGCCTTCTGACTTGACTTTTAGATTGATGGCCTTGGACAATGAACTTCAGGTTGTCCTTGTCTTATACTCATACTAGATAATTGCACGTGTGTTGCAACCGCAACATAAATGTTCTAGGAACTGTCTAATCATCGGCTGTCTGTTCATTTCGGTTTAGGTCGGATTTTTGTCTAGTGGGAGTGTGAGACGTGTCTTTGTTGGCTTTCCAGTTCAATCCATAGCTCTAAAAAATTCAACTGATTTTGTTTGGGTGGTCAGGCCGAATTCCCTCCTTGGAGCCCCCGAAATTCTCCCCTTCTGCCTGCAGTGTTTTCGGTTTTCCACCTCGATTACCGTACTACTAACAGACCGGATTGCAAAACCCATTACCCACCTTTTTTTCCGACGGGGGCCAGTTACCTACCCACACAGTTTTATTCGTGTTCATGGGCTGGCCTATCCCCCCATCCGTGACAAGGCCAGTCCAAAAGAAGTGCAGAAACAAAGTGTATTCTGCTCCAGGGTAATCTGGTCTTCTTCTtctcaaaacacacacacacacacacacacacacacacacacacacacacacacacacacacacacacacaccacatgacacatgtggtaagcaatccaaataattaaaacacacacacacacccagcgATGCAGTCGACAGAGACTACCCCCCAGTCAATGAAGTGACTCGGCAGATTACTTTGGTGTTCCATTTATTACTGTACCATTACCGTCAGCCGTGAGGTTTgcaaaactaaataaaaatgtAAGCAAGAACACTGATTTTGTTTTAGATGGGTAAACAGAGCAGGAGACACATTCTTCTTGTCAACATTTCCAACATTGTGGTGGTACGGCAAGGCCGATTGAGAGCCTTGGGGACACCGTTGCTGTCTCTATGAAAATACCAAAAAGGAAACTACTTCCGAGGCTAGCTCTCCAGCTGAAACAAGGACAGTAGGTggtgcctccctccctctctctcgatTCTGATCTCAGCAATGCGCAATCAAATTAAAAGGACAAAAAGAGGGGACGTACTAACCGAGGTTATTTGCACTCGTTAAGTACTCCATGTACTACGTACTTTGGCCATATCCACGTCACGCGGAGCGCATCATCGCAATCAGTCTGTCAGGACGCAGGGTCGATCGAGCAGAAATACCTTGGTGCTAGGTACTCCTTAATTAGTTAGCAAGATTTAGTACGTGGTGCGCCTTAATTAGTTAGCAACATTTATCATGGTTTCTGACGAGGTCGGTATGGTCATTTCACTATGGTTTAACCAATTGACTCTGTGTCACATTGATGAGAAAGCCTACTATACCTTTGTTTGGAATGGTGCATCTTGGTGATAATTTCCCAAATAATAACTATAGTATTCTAATGTTCGAATTTGACAACCAGGTAAATATATATCATGCATGGAAATTCAACCGAGGTCTGCACTGATGATGAATTGCGTTTCTTATCCAAGCATGTGAGAGGATTCCTATTGGGTGTCGACGCTCTCCTAGTGCTTAACACCATGTTGATGGTAGTCATAGCCGGGATAGGCGCCTACGGGCATCGCTACCGCCGCCATCCTTTGATCCGCTTCCTCTATCTAGGAGCTACCACCTTGTTCCTTCCCATCGTCTCCTATCTTGCCTCCACCTTCAAAAAATCCTTACACCTTCAACATTTACATAAGATCCGACCGAGTCATAACAGCTGACTGTGGAGCGATTATTCACATGATCCTGGTCATGTTGTGGATTGGTCTTGTGCAGATCGTGGGTACCAATGCCACCGCGATAGTGGCCAGTGATTCAAGAGAAGGTCGAAGCATCACCCCTGCTAAAGTGCAGCTTCTTCAAGCAATATGGACATCCTACCTTGCCTACATCATCATAGAGTCAGGTGGTCATCCATCTGGATATGTCAAATGGTCTAAAGATAATATCTATTATCTCATCTTTGCAATACCATATGCTCTTATCCTGGCCAAACTGCTTTTCAAGTACTATGCATGGTACAAAGCCAAGAAATCATTAGCATTTGGACGTAATCCTCGTCTCATTGTTGGATATATGGATCAACTACGCTATGGAACCCATCATGCTAGACTAGTAACTCAGCAGATACCTCCTCCACTTATAGTTATGAGAGAGGGCAATGTTTTGGTAGAAAACCAACCTCATGGCTACAGCTTGACAAGGATGAGCAACAATGGAATAGTGACGATCGACCAAGTTTGGAAGTTGGATGATACAGTCCTTCCGAGGCCAACGGAGCAACACAAGGATTTATGCCTTTCATTTGCATTGTTCAAGCTATTGCGGTGTCGATTTGCAAGGTACACAATTAGTGAGGATGCCTCTATGAAAGTAAGCAACTTTATAAGACATTTGTTGCTCACGGATTCTGATGATGAAAGGGTCCTTGGGGTGATTGCACATGAgctttcatttcttcatgattactaTTATACATCCATTCCAATATCATATTCACGAAGATGGCTACCCATATTGAGTATATCTGTTTCACTCTCAAGCATCGGCTACTGCTTAATTGCCATCGTGTATTGTGTACTTGTGTTTAGTGGTCCGGATGGTTGCCAGATCGGTTACCATGGAGTGTATTGTCATTCTCCTTCTGACACTATGTATATCCCTATTGATGAGATGCGTTTGGGAGAATTGTATCAAGGAATATTATACTTTGACCTTCTTCCGGTATATCTGCTTGCTGCACTAGTTGTGCTTGTTGAAGTGAGGGAAATTACTTCTTGCACTTGCTCCAACTGGACCAAAGTAGCCCTAATTTGTGGCTACGTAACACATACATCTTGGCAGCGATCTCTGATAGTTGGTAAATGCATTGGTCTCGTGCTGAGCTCCAGATGCAAGCTGTTGGGGAACTGGGAGGACAAGATGAACCAGTGCTCAATCCTAGTGGTTCACCCAAGTATTAATCCAATGGTTATTCTTCGACTTATCTTTCATCTCCCTGACCACAAGAAGAAGGTCCCAAGAGTGGTGAAGGTTGCCGTCGTCGATGCAGTGAGAATGTTCGACCCAAAAAAAAATCAGGCACCGAAGCAACCCTGGTGCAACACCTCTACGACTACAGCTACAGGTCGGCAGGGAACTCCTTTAGACATTCCATGGAGCCAAAGGAGTAGCTGATGCCATGCTCATGTGTCATGTCGCCACAAGCATCCTTGCAATGGCGAGTTCACAACGTCAACTTCTCTCCGACCATGAGATCGTCGCCACTCACTTGTCACGATACTGCGCCTATTTGGTGGCGTACTCTCCCAAGCTACTCCCCGATGATGCCGTTTGGTGCAAGAGCTTGTACACGGCCGTCAAGAAGGATGCCGAACGCTCCCTTGCTGGTTCTGGCATTACAATATCAACGTCCGAAATGGACTATGGGCGGCTGGTCGAGCTGCTGAGCATGCGGTCAAAGCACCATGTGCTTAGGGATGGTGTGGAGCTTGGGTGGCGGCTGGCGGAGCTGCCGGAAGGAGAGGAGGTGGCGTGGAAGTCCCTTGCTGAGTTCTGGTCGGAAACCGTCGTTTGCATCGCCGCTTCTTGTGACGACATGGACGAGCATGCGGAGGCCATTGCCCGGGGCGGAGAGCTGATAACGCTCCTATGGGCGTTGCTTTACCATGTCGGGAGTGTTGACGATGCAACAACTGCTGCCACTCATGGTGCTGCTGATGATGTTGTTTAAGTGTGCTGCGTACAATTGTACGTGCGTACTTGCTCTTCCTTTTGTTATGACATTGAAAGCTTTTGTGTGTCGTGCTCCCATTTTGAACAGcatgtaatgatctttttagttttTCAAAGAGTTTATAATTGTTACTGTGACAACGTCGACGATCATCAGTGTCCAAGAGGAGGTTCCTTAGGGGAAAATATCTAGTGATACCAAGCTTTAGGTGATACCATGATACAAGATCCTGGCGTAGAATGACCTAGACGGCTCCTGGTCAGAGATGATCATCAGTATCGCCCTTAGACGATACTGTTTGTATCGATTGTAACCTGAACCACATGTGTCTATCTCGATGAAGGCCAGGCATTTTGTTTTTCTGTCCACACAGCGCCGTGTATATTTTTGTACAATATTGTTTCAGAGTTTGAGTTGGCTTTGTAAAGGGGGCCTGTGTAGTGACTCTCATCAGAT
The sequence above is a segment of the Triticum dicoccoides isolate Atlit2015 ecotype Zavitan chromosome 1A, WEW_v2.0, whole genome shotgun sequence genome. Coding sequences within it:
- the LOC119292547 gene encoding sugar transporter ERD6-like 4, producing the protein MNGGSSGRGGGGGGGGYESGSDHDARKQPLLVNTGSWYRMGSRQSSLTAGTSSMAIMRESHVSAFLCTMIVALGPIQFGFTGGFSSPTQAAIIRDLNLSISEFSAFGSLSNVGAMVGAIASGQMAEHIGRKGSLMIAAIPNIIGWLAISFAKDTSFLYMGRLLEGFGVGVISYTVPVYIAEISPQNMRGALGSVNQLSVTIGIVLAYILGMFVPWRMLAVIGILPCTILIPGLFFIPESPRWLAKMNKMEDFETSLQVLRGFETDITSEVNDIKRAVTSANKRAAIRFQELNQKKFRMPLILGIGLLVLQQLSGINAILFYASSIFKAAGITNSDLATCGLGGIQVLATLVTTWLLDRAGRRILLIISSAGMTISLLAVAVIFFIKDTVSQDSHMYYILSMVSLLAIVAYVIAFSFGMGAIPWVIMSEILPVSIKSLAGSFATLANWLTSFGITMTANLLLSWSAGGTFVSYMLVSAFTLVFVILWVPETKGRTLEEIQWSFR